A region from the Lemur catta isolate mLemCat1 chromosome 7, mLemCat1.pri, whole genome shotgun sequence genome encodes:
- the RAB1B gene encoding ras-related protein Rab-1B isoform X2, protein MNPEYDYLFKLLLIGDSGVGKSCLLLRFADDTYTESYISTIGVDFKIRTIELDGKTIKLQIWDTAGQERFRTITSSYYRGAHGIIVVYDVTDQESYANVKQWLQEIDRYASENVNKLLVGNKSDLTTKKVVDNTTAKEFADSLGIPFLETSAKNATNVEQAFMTMAAEIKKRMGPGAASGGERPNLKIDSTPVKPAGGGCC, encoded by the exons atgaACCCCGAATA TGACTACCTGTTTAAGCTGCTTTTGATTGGTGACTCGGGCGTGGGCAAGTCATGCCTGCTCCTGCGGTTTGCT GATGATACATACACAGAGAGCTACATTAGCACCATCGGGGTGGACTTCAAGATCCGAACCATTGAGCTGGATGGCAAAACCATCAAACTTCAGATT TGGGACACAGCTGGTCAGGAGCGGTTCCGGACCATCACTTCCAGCTACTACCGGGGGGCTCATGGCATCATCGTGGTGTATGACGTCACTGACCAG GAGTCTTACGCCAACGTGAAGCAGTGGCTGCAGGAGATCGACCGCTACGCCAGTGAGAACGTCAATAAACTCCTGGTGGGCAACAAGAGTGACCTCACCACCAAGAAGGTGGTGGACAACACCACGGCCAAG GAGTTTGCAGACTCTCTGGGCATCCCCTTCCTGGAGACAAGTGCCAAGAACGCTACCAATGTCGAGCAGGCATTCATGACTATGGCTGCTGAGATCAAAAAGCGGAtggggcctggggcagcctcGGGGGGTGAACGGCCCAACCTCAAGATCGACAGTACCCCTGTAAAGCCAGCTGGTGGTGGCTGTTGCTAG
- the RAB1B gene encoding ras-related protein Rab-1B isoform X1, which yields MRICDYLFKLLLIGDSGVGKSCLLLRFADDTYTESYISTIGVDFKIRTIELDGKTIKLQIWDTAGQERFRTITSSYYRGAHGIIVVYDVTDQESYANVKQWLQEIDRYASENVNKLLVGNKSDLTTKKVVDNTTAKEFADSLGIPFLETSAKNATNVEQAFMTMAAEIKKRMGPGAASGGERPNLKIDSTPVKPAGGGCC from the exons ATGAGGATCTG TGACTACCTGTTTAAGCTGCTTTTGATTGGTGACTCGGGCGTGGGCAAGTCATGCCTGCTCCTGCGGTTTGCT GATGATACATACACAGAGAGCTACATTAGCACCATCGGGGTGGACTTCAAGATCCGAACCATTGAGCTGGATGGCAAAACCATCAAACTTCAGATT TGGGACACAGCTGGTCAGGAGCGGTTCCGGACCATCACTTCCAGCTACTACCGGGGGGCTCATGGCATCATCGTGGTGTATGACGTCACTGACCAG GAGTCTTACGCCAACGTGAAGCAGTGGCTGCAGGAGATCGACCGCTACGCCAGTGAGAACGTCAATAAACTCCTGGTGGGCAACAAGAGTGACCTCACCACCAAGAAGGTGGTGGACAACACCACGGCCAAG GAGTTTGCAGACTCTCTGGGCATCCCCTTCCTGGAGACAAGTGCCAAGAACGCTACCAATGTCGAGCAGGCATTCATGACTATGGCTGCTGAGATCAAAAAGCGGAtggggcctggggcagcctcGGGGGGTGAACGGCCCAACCTCAAGATCGACAGTACCCCTGTAAAGCCAGCTGGTGGTGGCTGTTGCTAG